Below is a window of Pseudodesulfovibrio sp. 5S69 DNA.
AAGCGGGCTTCTGTAGTGCATGGTCAGCAGGAAGTAGCGCAGGGTCTCGGGCAGGAACTTGTCCAGGATGTCGCGGATGGTAAAGAAGTTGCCGAGCGATTTGGACATCTTTTCGGAGTTGATCTGCACGAACCCGTTGTGCACCCAGTAGTTGGCGAACGGCTTGCCCGTGGCGGCTTCGGATTGCGCCACCTCGTTCTCGTGGTGCGGGAAGGACAGGTCCTGGCCGCCGCCGTGGATGTCCAGCGGCAGGGGGGAGTACTTCTCGCTCATGGCCGAGCACTCCAGGTGCCAGCCGGGGCGGCCTTGGCCCCACGGGGATTCCCAGAACGGCTCGCCGGGCTTGGCTGCCTTCCACAGGGCGAAGTCGAGCGGGTCCTGCTTCTCCTCGCCCGGGGCGATGCGCGCGCCGGATTCGAGCTCGTCGATGTTGCGGCCGGACAACTTGCCGTAGCCGTCAAAGGATCGGACCTTGAAATACACGTCGCCGGACGGGGTGGCGTAGGCGTGGCCCTTGTCGATGAGTCGCTGGGTCAGGTCGATCATCTCGGGGATGTGCTCCGTGCACTTGGGCTCCACCGTGGGCCGCTCGATGTTCAGGCGGTCCATGTCCACGTAGAACTCGCCGATGAACTTTTCGGCGATCTCGCTGGCCTCCTTGCCCACCTCGGCCGCGCGCTTGATGATCTTGTCGTCGATGTCCGTGAAGTTGCGGATGAAGTTGACCTTGTACCCCTCATGCTTGAGGTAGCGATAAAGCACGTCGAAGACCACGCTGGAGCGGGCGTGGCCGATGTGGCAGAGGTCGTAGGCCGTGATGCCGCAGACGTACATGTTCACGTCGTTGTCGTTGGCCGGGGTGAATGCTTCCTTGTGCCTTTTGAGGGTGTTGTAGAGTCTCATTGGATTACTCCATTTTTATTACATTGAAATAATTATGCTTTAATTAAATGCCATTCGTCGGGACGGTGTCCACGTGGATGTTCAGGAGGTCCAGGTTCTCGAACAGGTCGCGGCCCATGAAGAAGTAGAGCACGGGCACGGACTCCGCCGGGTTGGCGGACACGGTCAGGGAGCCGGGGTCGCTCAGGAACGTCTTCAGGCCGAGCATGGCGGCGCGGGCCGGTTCGTTGGCCTGGGTCTCGGCATAGGCGGCCAGGCCGTCCAGCTCCGCGCTGATCCGGTCCAGGGTGACGGATTCGGACACGCCCGTCTTCCGAGCCCAGTCCTCGCCGACCAGCCGCATGAACTCGCGGTTGTCGAAGGTCAGGACCGCTTTGCGGATGCCCAGGGCGAAGCTTTGTTCCGGGCTGAACCCGGTCAGGTTCAGGTTGTCCAGGGAGCCGGTCAGCTTGATCGAGCCGAGCTTGGGGTCGTCCAGGGAGAGGTCCTTGAGCTCCAGGATCTTGGTCTCCGGGTCGTAGGCGTAGTCCAGGGTGCCGTCGCCGAACAAGGTCTCGATGCCGAGCCCCTTGATGTACCCGGCCCACTCGCCGAAATTTTGCGGGGTCACCGGTATGCTCAACCCCTTGGCGGAAATGGCCGCGTAGTGGGGTATGGGGTTGTCCCGGTCGAATGCGGCGATGGACACCGAATCGGCCTGGACGTGCTGGCCCGAGGGGAACAGGGCGTCCACCCCCTTGAGGGTCACGGTGTGGGCGATGATGTCCACGGACAGGTCGGCGTAGGACAGGGCCAGCCCCGGCGTGTCGGCCACGGCGCGGGTCAGTTCCTTGTCCACCTCGGTGTTGACGTACCATTTCAGGCCGAAAAAGCAGAGCGCGGCGAAGATGACGAAGGAGAGCAGGAATTTCTTCAGGCCGGACACGTCACATCTCCCTCAGGCCGGTGACGCAGGCCACGGCCTTGATGCCTTTCTTTTCGCCGGTGAAGCCGAGCTTTTCCTCGGTGGTGGCCTTGAAGTTGACCTGATGCGCTTCCAGGCCGAGCAGCCGGGACACGTTCCTGGCGATCTGCGCGGCGTGGGGGGCCAGGCGCGGCACCTGGGCGATGACGGTCAGGTCCGCGTGGACGATGCGGGTCTCGGCCCGCTCGGCCATGGACAGGACCTCGCGCACGAGCATGCCGCTGTCCGCGTTGTCGAAATTCGGGTCCGTGTCCGGAAAATGGGTGCCGATGTCCCCGCCGCCGAAGGTGCCGAGGATGGCGTCGGCCAGGGCGTGCAGGAGCACGTCGCCGTCCGAGTGGGCCACGGTGGACGGGCCGCCGGGGATGGGCACGCCGCCCAGGACCAGGGGCCGGTCGTGCTCGCCGCCGAAGCGGTGCACGTCGTAACCCCAGCCCGTGCACGGCACGGTGGTGCGGGCCTCCCGGAGACGCTTCAGGTCTTCGGGCAGGGTGATCTTGACGTTGGCCGCCTCGCCGGGAACGATCGCGACCTCGGCCAGCCGCTCGACCATGGAGGCGTCGTCCGTGACCTCCCAGCCCTCGGCCAGGGCGCGGTCGTGGGCCTCGCGCAACAGCGCGGTCTCAAACCCCTGCGGAGTCTGCACGGCCGCAAGTTCGGCACGGTTCAGGGTCTCGGCGACCGTGTTGCCGGATACCCGCTTGACCGTGTCGGTCACGGGCACGGCCGGGATCACGCCGCGTGCGCCGGAATCGAGCGCGCCGAGGAGGTCGCGGACCAGTCGGGCCGAGAAAAAGGGCCGGGCCGAGTCGTGGATCAGGACGCGGCCGCACGACCTGGGCAGGCCGGTCAGGCCGTTGCGCACCGAGTCCTGTCGGCGCTCGCCGCCTGCGACCACGGTCCACTGCACGCCGAGATCCTCGGTCTTGAAGAACTGGCGCAGCTTCTTGTCCATGGTCGGGGCGTCCTCGGGCGGGAAGACGAAGACCAGGCCGCGCACGTCGGCCACGCGGGAAAAGGTCCGGGCGCAGTGCCAGAACAGCGGCGCGGATTTGTACTCAAGGTACTGCTTGCGCTCGCCGCCCGTGGCCTCGGCCAGCCGGGTCCCGGAGCCTGCGGCCAGGATGATGGCCCAAATGTCGTTCATGGTGCGGTCCATGCGGTTGCCTGTCGAAATTGGGCGCACGGGGGAGGGGCTGCCTCCCCCGCGCGGTGTACACAAGTCGGAGCCGGTCATAAGCCGGGTCTTGTTCCCCTCGCGGGGCGGTCATCATTCATCTAGGCCGCCCGTTACCGGACGGCTCGAGCAACCAACCCGACAGCTTCGGCCGGGCCGGCCTCAAACGCTGTCCTATTCGGTCTTGCTCCGGACGGAGTTCACCTGGCCTGCCGCGTCGCCGCGACAGCCGGTGGGCTCTTACCCCACCGTTTCACCCTTACCGCCGGGTTGCCCCGGTGGCGGTCTGCTTTCTGTTGCACGTGACGGGGATCGCTCCCCCTGGGCGTTACCCAGCGTCCTGCCCTGCGGAGCCCGGACTTTCCTCCCCGGCCAATGGCCGCGGCGATGACCTGCCCGACTCCGGACTTGTGATGCTATTCCTCTTCGGCGCCTTGCGGCTGCACAAAGGCCTGCCAGTAAATCAGCCGCTGGCAGTTGGGGCAGCTCAGGATCTGCTGGCCCTTCTGCAGGTCGTTGTACGACTGCGGCGGGATCATGATGTTGCAGCCCGAGCACACGCCTTCGGAGACCGGCACGATGACCGGGTGCTCCATGCGCTCGCGGATGAACTCGTAGCGGCCCAGGATCGGCGGCGGAACGGCCTTGCAAGCCTTCTTGCGCTTGCGGTTCAGGGCTTCGAGCTTCTTGTTGGCCTTGTCCAACCGCTCGTCCAGAGTGGTCTTGAGCGCATCGAACTGCTCCTTTACGCCGCCCATTTCCTCGTCCAGGGCCTGGGTGGCTTCGTCCTGGCGGACCAGCTCCTCGCGCACGGCCGCCTGCTCGTCGTCGCGCATGCGGTTGAGCTTCTCCAGGGAATCCATCTCGCGCATCATGGCGTGGTATTCCTTGGTGTTGCCGACGAGCATCAGCTTGTTCTTGGACTTCTTGATCTTGCCGGCGTCTTCTTCGATCTCCACGGACAGCTTTTTCTTCTGTTCG
It encodes the following:
- the cysS gene encoding cysteine--tRNA ligase; translated protein: MRLYNTLKRHKEAFTPANDNDVNMYVCGITAYDLCHIGHARSSVVFDVLYRYLKHEGYKVNFIRNFTDIDDKIIKRAAEVGKEASEIAEKFIGEFYVDMDRLNIERPTVEPKCTEHIPEMIDLTQRLIDKGHAYATPSGDVYFKVRSFDGYGKLSGRNIDELESGARIAPGEEKQDPLDFALWKAAKPGEPFWESPWGQGRPGWHLECSAMSEKYSPLPLDIHGGGQDLSFPHHENEVAQSEAATGKPFANYWVHNGFVQINSEKMSKSLGNFFTIRDILDKFLPETLRYFLLTMHYRSPLDFSFDALEEAEKGVKRIYSALNQIDVELDKAKWKKSPFPEELTRELDELEKHFAEAMADDLNTAGALGHIFSVIRLAGRVAEDKNLRKSEGGRDLFGRIKADMADWASILGIFEREPAEFLLELRDNRAARAGIDPAKVTELLDARAQARKDKDFDKSDAIRDELAAMQVEVHDTPQGATWDVL
- the ispD gene encoding 2-C-methyl-D-erythritol 4-phosphate cytidylyltransferase, which gives rise to MNDIWAIILAAGSGTRLAEATGGERKQYLEYKSAPLFWHCARTFSRVADVRGLVFVFPPEDAPTMDKKLRQFFKTEDLGVQWTVVAGGERRQDSVRNGLTGLPRSCGRVLIHDSARPFFSARLVRDLLGALDSGARGVIPAVPVTDTVKRVSGNTVAETLNRAELAAVQTPQGFETALLREAHDRALAEGWEVTDDASMVERLAEVAIVPGEAANVKITLPEDLKRLREARTTVPCTGWGYDVHRFGGEHDRPLVLGGVPIPGGPSTVAHSDGDVLLHALADAILGTFGGGDIGTHFPDTDPNFDNADSGMLVREVLSMAERAETRIVHADLTVIAQVPRLAPHAAQIARNVSRLLGLEAHQVNFKATTEEKLGFTGEKKGIKAVACVTGLREM
- a CDS encoding zinc ribbon domain-containing protein translates to MYQKQIEQLIVLQEVDDEILELTQEIEQAPQELADLENQLGEFEERRGQIDEKMSILNEQKKKLSVEIEEDAGKIKKSKNKLMLVGNTKEYHAMMREMDSLEKLNRMRDDEQAAVREELVRQDEATQALDEEMGGVKEQFDALKTTLDERLDKANKKLEALNRKRKKACKAVPPPILGRYEFIRERMEHPVIVPVSEGVCSGCNIMIPPQSYNDLQKGQQILSCPNCQRLIYWQAFVQPQGAEEE